One region of Priestia megaterium genomic DNA includes:
- a CDS encoding ABC transporter ATP-binding protein, whose translation MEKMIQIKDLHVQFSTYGGQVQAVRGVSFDLHKGETLAIVGESGCGKSVTSQSIMRLIPTPPGRITSGSILFKGQDLTKLSEKKMRDIRGADISMIFQDPMTALNPTLRVGEQIAENIMQHENISKEKAKEKAFEMLELVGIPNPKERLKQYPHEFSGGMRQRIVIAMALVCNPEVLIADEPTTALDVTIQAQILELFKDIQQKTDVSIVLITHDLGVVAQVADRVAVMYAGKIVEIGTRRDIFYTPQHPYTKGLLRSVPRLDLYESELVPIAGSPPDLFAPPSGCSFAPRCPYVMEVCDRMYPVSTKLKESHQVHCWLQDERAQKFVTTIS comes from the coding sequence ATGGAAAAAATGATCCAAATCAAAGACTTACACGTACAGTTTTCAACTTACGGAGGGCAAGTTCAAGCTGTAAGAGGCGTTAGTTTTGATTTACATAAAGGAGAAACCCTAGCGATTGTAGGAGAGTCAGGGTGCGGAAAAAGCGTAACATCTCAAAGTATTATGAGGTTAATTCCGACACCTCCGGGCAGGATCACAAGCGGCTCTATTTTATTTAAAGGCCAGGATTTAACAAAACTATCAGAAAAGAAAATGCGAGACATTCGAGGCGCTGATATTTCGATGATTTTTCAGGATCCTATGACTGCGCTTAACCCAACTCTTCGCGTAGGTGAGCAAATTGCAGAAAATATTATGCAACATGAAAACATCTCAAAAGAAAAAGCCAAAGAAAAAGCATTTGAAATGCTGGAGCTAGTCGGAATTCCAAATCCTAAAGAACGCCTAAAGCAATATCCTCATGAATTTAGCGGGGGAATGAGACAGCGTATTGTCATTGCAATGGCCCTTGTATGCAATCCCGAAGTGCTAATTGCTGATGAACCTACCACAGCTCTGGACGTCACGATACAAGCACAGATTTTAGAATTGTTTAAGGATATTCAGCAGAAAACGGATGTCTCCATTGTTTTAATTACCCATGATTTAGGTGTAGTCGCTCAGGTAGCTGACCGTGTTGCCGTAATGTATGCAGGAAAGATTGTAGAAATTGGAACAAGAAGAGACATCTTTTATACGCCGCAGCATCCGTATACAAAAGGATTGCTGCGTTCAGTTCCTCGGTTAGATTTATACGAAAGTGAGCTTGTGCCTATTGCAGGATCACCTCCCGATTTATTTGCACCTCCATCCGGATGTTCGTTCGCACCTCGCTGTCCTTACGTAATGGAAGTGTGTGATCGCATGTATCCTGTATCGACAAAGCTGAAAGAAAGTCACCAAGTGCACTGCTGGCTTCAAGATGAGAGAGCCCAAAAATTTGTAACAACTATAAGCTAG
- a CDS encoding ABC transporter permease, translating to MRRRDNVLEKQEYKQIPDEWFTPKKKNKSEAEAVVRPSLSYWHDAWRRLVKNKLAMLGLFFLVILVVMAIFGPMFSPHSVTKASFTEQNLPPSASHWFGTDDLGRDMYTRTWYGARISLFVGLMAALIDFIIGVIYGGFSGYKGGKTDNVMMRIIEILYGLPYLLVVILLMVVMGPGLSTIIVALSVTGWIGMARIVRGQVLQIKNYEYVLASKTFGTKTSRIIKRNLLPNTMGPIIVQMTLTVPTAIFAEAFLSFLGLGVQAPYASWGVMANDGLSTILSGYWWRLFFPAFFISLTMFAFNVLGDGLQDALDPKLRR from the coding sequence ATAAGAAGGAGGGATAACGTGCTGGAAAAACAGGAGTATAAGCAAATTCCTGATGAATGGTTTACCCCAAAGAAAAAAAACAAGTCTGAAGCCGAAGCAGTTGTAAGGCCGAGTCTTTCTTATTGGCATGATGCATGGCGCAGGCTTGTAAAAAACAAGTTGGCTATGCTGGGTCTCTTTTTTTTAGTCATTCTCGTTGTGATGGCTATATTCGGTCCTATGTTTTCACCGCACAGCGTAACGAAAGCTTCTTTTACAGAGCAAAACCTTCCTCCTTCAGCTAGTCATTGGTTTGGAACGGATGACTTAGGCAGAGATATGTACACTCGGACATGGTACGGGGCTAGAATCTCTTTATTCGTAGGACTGATGGCAGCGCTTATTGATTTTATCATCGGTGTCATTTACGGAGGGTTCTCAGGCTATAAAGGCGGAAAAACAGATAATGTCATGATGCGCATAATTGAAATTTTATACGGTCTTCCTTATCTATTAGTGGTAATTTTACTAATGGTAGTCATGGGACCCGGGCTTTCTACGATCATTGTGGCACTTTCCGTTACAGGTTGGATCGGGATGGCGAGAATTGTACGGGGGCAAGTATTGCAAATAAAAAACTATGAGTACGTGCTTGCATCCAAAACGTTTGGAACAAAAACTAGCCGTATCATTAAGCGGAACCTGCTTCCAAATACGATGGGACCGATTATCGTTCAAATGACACTAACCGTGCCAACTGCCATTTTTGCTGAAGCTTTTTTAAGCTTTTTAGGGCTGGGTGTACAGGCTCCTTATGCCAGCTGGGGAGTAATGGCAAACGATGGTTTATCAACGATTCTATCAGGCTATTGGTGGCGTTTGTTTTTTCCCGCTTTTTTTATTTCTCTTACCATGTTTGCTTTTAATGTCCTTGGAGACGGACTGCAAGATGCACTTGATCCGAAATTAAGGAGGTAA
- a CDS encoding purine/pyrimidine permease, which produces MFRVSMASLQWFLFMISNSMIVPIVIASQFHLNAADSIQFLQRTLFILALSGLLQVFIGHKYPIMEGPAGVWWGVFSLYASLGTVLFGSHSETLRVLQFTLLISGIIAILMSLFGLIDKLAKYFTPTVTGTYLILLVTQLSGSFLKGMFGITETNSAIKLPIALTSAAILLLTFYLLSHRTLNKLSIIISIGVGWGVFAMLGLAKPIEFQAQLFYIPKVFVFGAPRVEWNMVVTAFFVTLILITNMLASIRVVESVYKHKGEKIEKDNIKRSGMVSGISQLLGGLFSGVGAVPISGSGGFISATNIYSRVPFIVASCLLLFLSIFTPLTSIMSALPPAVGYAAIFPVFTGMMALGIGEFKHAKQPEKAMKKAGIALLSGIGVMFLPSQAFSTLPPLVTTFLSNGLVLGTIIILALEIFESLSLKRQDAKEG; this is translated from the coding sequence ATGTTTCGAGTTTCCATGGCTTCGCTACAATGGTTTTTATTTATGATTTCTAATAGTATGATTGTTCCTATTGTAATTGCTTCTCAGTTTCATTTAAACGCAGCAGATTCTATTCAATTTTTACAGCGAACGTTATTTATTTTGGCTTTATCCGGGCTCTTGCAGGTATTTATAGGGCATAAATACCCAATCATGGAAGGGCCAGCTGGCGTTTGGTGGGGCGTCTTTTCTCTGTATGCGAGTCTTGGAACCGTTCTGTTTGGTTCTCACTCCGAAACGCTTCGCGTGCTGCAGTTCACCCTTCTTATAAGCGGGATAATTGCTATTTTAATGAGCCTGTTTGGTCTCATTGATAAACTAGCAAAATACTTTACTCCAACGGTTACCGGTACATATTTAATTTTATTAGTGACGCAGCTCAGCGGTTCCTTTTTAAAAGGAATGTTTGGCATTACAGAAACGAATTCAGCTATTAAACTTCCAATTGCGCTGACTTCAGCTGCGATTTTGCTGCTGACTTTTTATTTATTATCACACCGGACGTTAAATAAACTCAGCATTATTATTAGTATTGGTGTAGGCTGGGGAGTATTTGCAATGTTAGGGTTAGCTAAACCTATCGAATTTCAGGCGCAGTTATTTTACATACCTAAAGTGTTTGTATTCGGAGCTCCTCGCGTTGAATGGAATATGGTTGTTACTGCTTTTTTTGTAACACTCATTTTAATTACAAACATGCTCGCTTCTATTCGTGTTGTTGAGTCTGTTTATAAACACAAAGGAGAAAAAATTGAAAAAGACAATATTAAACGTTCCGGGATGGTTTCGGGTATAAGCCAGCTGCTTGGAGGATTGTTTTCAGGTGTCGGTGCCGTTCCTATTTCAGGTTCCGGTGGATTTATTTCAGCTACAAATATTTATAGCCGAGTTCCTTTTATTGTAGCATCGTGTCTTTTGCTTTTTCTGAGTATCTTTACCCCTTTAACATCCATTATGTCCGCTCTTCCTCCTGCCGTCGGATACGCGGCAATCTTTCCTGTTTTTACAGGTATGATGGCTCTTGGAATTGGAGAATTCAAGCATGCCAAACAGCCCGAAAAAGCAATGAAAAAAGCAGGTATTGCGCTGCTGTCGGGGATAGGGGTTATGTTTTTGCCTTCTCAAGCTTTTTCAACACTTCCTCCTTTAGTTACTACGTTTTTAAGCAATGGATTAGTTCTTGGTACCATTATCATTCTTGCACTGGAAATTTTCGAATCACTTTCGTTGAAAAGACAAGATGCAAAAGAGGGATAA
- a CDS encoding ABC transporter permease, with amino-acid sequence MKSYILKRFLSMLVTLWVIVTLTFFLMHSIPGSPFNEERATSDAVQKNLESFYHLDEPLAVQYILYLKSIVTFDFGPSIKQPSQTVNDLLGRGFPVSFELGMVTLILAVISGITLGIIAALRRNGIVDYIAMSIAVIGLSVPNFVMATLLIQQLSVNFKILPAATWTSPLHMILPTLALATGPMAIIARLTRSSMIEVLTQDYIRTARAKGLSPVKIVFKHALRNALMPVITVLGTIAASVLTGTFVIEQIFAIPGMGKYFVDSINTRDYPVIMGTTVFYSSILIIMLFLVDIAYGILDPRIKLYKKEG; translated from the coding sequence GTGAAAAGTTATATTTTAAAGCGATTTTTATCCATGCTTGTTACGCTGTGGGTAATTGTGACCTTAACCTTCTTTTTAATGCATTCGATTCCTGGATCTCCATTTAATGAAGAACGAGCGACAAGCGATGCAGTTCAAAAAAACTTGGAATCATTTTATCACTTAGATGAGCCCCTAGCTGTGCAATATATTCTTTATTTAAAATCCATTGTTACCTTTGACTTTGGTCCTTCCATTAAACAGCCGTCTCAAACAGTTAACGACCTTCTAGGAAGAGGATTTCCCGTGTCATTTGAACTTGGAATGGTGACGTTAATTCTTGCAGTGATTTCCGGTATTACACTAGGCATTATCGCTGCTCTTAGAAGGAATGGAATAGTTGATTACATTGCGATGAGCATAGCAGTTATCGGATTGTCGGTTCCAAATTTTGTTATGGCCACGTTGTTAATTCAACAGCTTTCTGTTAATTTTAAAATTTTACCTGCCGCTACGTGGACGAGCCCTTTACATATGATTCTTCCGACTCTAGCTCTTGCCACAGGTCCTATGGCTATTATTGCACGTTTGACTCGCTCAAGCATGATAGAAGTACTAACTCAAGATTATATTCGAACAGCGCGTGCAAAAGGGCTTTCGCCAGTGAAAATTGTATTTAAACACGCGCTTAGAAATGCTTTAATGCCTGTTATAACAGTTCTTGGAACGATTGCAGCCAGCGTATTAACCGGCACATTTGTTATTGAACAAATCTTTGCTATTCCTGGCATGGGAAAATATTTTGTGGACAGTATTAATACGAGAGACTACCCCGTAATTATGGGCACTACGGTCTTTTACAGTTCGATTCTCATCATTATGCTTTTTTTAGTAGACATTGCTTACGGAATACTTGATCCACGAATCAAACTGTATAAGAAGGAGGGATAA
- a CDS encoding M55 family metallopeptidase, translating to MKLYLSVDMEGITGLVDHTNVLREKENYERSRKIMTDEANAVIYAGFREKCSEVVVNDSHSSMNNLLVERLHPETQLISGSVKPYSMVQGLDQTFDGAMFLGYHAKASMPGVMSHSMIFGARNMYIDDTNIGELGFNAYVAGYYGVPVLMVAGDDQTALEAQQLIPNVTTAIVKQAISRSAAKTLTPKKAEQLLQEKTAAAIQHKHLVKPLIPPKHPTLRIEFANYGQAEWAHLMPGTEIEPGTTTVRFQAKDILEAYQAMLVMTELATRTTFC from the coding sequence ATGAAACTATACCTGTCGGTTGATATGGAAGGAATTACGGGACTCGTCGATCACACAAATGTTCTGCGAGAGAAAGAGAATTATGAAAGAAGCCGCAAAATAATGACGGATGAAGCGAATGCAGTCATTTATGCAGGGTTTAGAGAAAAGTGCTCAGAAGTTGTGGTAAATGACAGTCATTCGAGTATGAATAATCTCCTTGTTGAACGGCTTCATCCAGAAACTCAGCTTATTTCAGGAAGCGTAAAACCATATTCAATGGTACAGGGATTAGATCAGACTTTTGATGGTGCTATGTTTCTAGGGTATCATGCTAAAGCATCCATGCCTGGTGTCATGTCTCATTCGATGATATTTGGTGCTCGCAATATGTACATAGACGATACGAATATTGGAGAGTTAGGCTTCAACGCATACGTCGCAGGCTATTACGGCGTGCCAGTTTTAATGGTAGCCGGTGATGACCAAACGGCGCTGGAAGCACAGCAGCTTATTCCAAACGTGACGACTGCTATCGTCAAACAGGCCATTTCACGTTCTGCAGCCAAAACATTAACCCCTAAGAAAGCAGAACAATTACTTCAAGAAAAAACAGCCGCAGCTATTCAACACAAACACCTTGTTAAACCTTTAATTCCACCTAAACATCCAACCTTACGAATAGAATTTGCAAACTACGGTCAAGCAGAGTGGGCGCATTTAATGCCGGGCACAGAAATTGAACCTGGAACGACGACCGTTCGGTTTCAAGCAAAAGATATTTTAGAAGCTTATCAGGCCATGCTTGTTATGACTGAATTAGCTACGCGCACAACATTCTGTTAG